The DNA window AACATAGAAATGGCAAAAAGGACATCCAGAGGCTCGAAACCAGCCACAACGGTTGGCATATGATAAACCTTAGGAAACATCTCATAAGCCTTTACTCCAATAATAGTGGAAACATGCCCCGGCGCTATGAAACCGCTTATTTGCAAGCCTTCCACACCGAGAAGAAGCTCCATAGCGGGTGGAATTAACCTATGCGAGACAAGGAAGCTTAGGTTCTCGAGCGGCTTGTTAAGAACTTCCACAGCGGTAGATGGAGCCGTAGTTTCAAACCCGATTGCAAAAAAGACGAAATCTCTATTCGGCTCTTTCTTCGCCATTTTTACAGCGTCTCCCACACCGTACACTATTCTCACGTCTCCGCCCGACGCCTTTGCTTCTTGAAGCGAAGTCTTGGAGGCTGGAACTCGAATCACGTCACCGTATGTTGCAACAGTTACTCCTTCAAGAGCTAAGAATATCGCCTCATCGATATCGGCGGCTGGAAGAATGCAAACGGGGCAGCCAGGTCCAGCTATGACCTCTACTGTTTTAGGAAGGAGAGCCCGGAGTCCATGGTGAGTTATGGTCCATTCATGAGTGCCGCATACGTGGCAAAATTTCACGGTGTAAGAGGGAGCTAGACTTTCAATGTGATCTGCAACCTTCTTTGCTAAGGCGGGGTCCCTGAACTTCAACTGCTCTTCCATCGGCGCCATAACCTTCATACGCAATGGACTCTCTATGCTTTTTAAGGATGTTTCACTTCCACATGCCACTCGAGAACTGAAAAATTGCTTTAAACACTTTCACTCATACTTGAGAATTTCTTCCCATAACCGAAGGGTTTCTTCCGCAGCTTTCCTATCAATTACCTGAATAGCGTATCCTGCATGGACTAGAACGTATTCTCCCAACCGAGGATTCACAAGCATGACGTTCACGTCTCTCAAGACACCCTCGCCAAAGTCAACCTTCGCCGTGTTTCCACGAATTTCAATCACTTTTGCTGGGATTGCGAGGCACATTTTTGTCACCTAATAAACATGTGTCCGAAATAAATCGATTATGGCTACTGGGCGATAAGGCTTGCGGCGATTGTTTGACCGAACGCGATACCTCCATCCCCAGGTGGAACCATGTTATGAACTACAAATCTGAAACCGTTTTTCTCAACGTTTTTTCTAATTGTTTGCGTGATATGTTCATTGTATGCAACTCCGCCGGAAAACCCAATGGTCTTAACATCTAGTCGTTCAGCATTCTCGATGGCCAGTTGGGCTAGACCATTGGCAAGATAAGATTCGGCGGAAAAAGCCAAATCAGCAACCGGCTGTTTGTTTCTTTCATTAAATATTTCATGAACGAGGAGTGTAGTGTCAACGGTGTTTCCTCTAATTTCAGGTGTTAGGTCTAAAATGTCCTTCCCCTCCATGGCAACAGACTCCAATTTCATCGCTGGCTCACCTTCATAGGTACGCTCATAACATATGCCCAGCATGGCAGAAACAGCATCTAACACCCTTCCACAACTTGTAGTTTTGAGTAATGATTCTTTCTCCAACTGTTTAACGATTATTTGGGCCTCTGTTTTTCCATGCGGAAAGCGTTTACTTTCAGATAGCATCCATCCCTCAACATCCACCACACCGTGAAGCATTCCAGCAGCCATTCTCAACGGATACAACGTTGCAAGGTCACCCCCAACCATCGGCTGCTCTTGAAGGTGGCCTAGACGCT is part of the Candidatus Bathyarchaeota archaeon genome and encodes:
- the hypD gene encoding hydrogenase formation protein HypD, giving the protein MEEQLKFRDPALAKKVADHIESLAPSYTVKFCHVCGTHEWTITHHGLRALLPKTVEVIAGPGCPVCILPAADIDEAIFLALEGVTVATYGDVIRVPASKTSLQEAKASGGDVRIVYGVGDAVKMAKKEPNRDFVFFAIGFETTAPSTAVEVLNKPLENLSFLVSHRLIPPAMELLLGVEGLQISGFIAPGHVSTIIGVKAYEMFPKVYHMPTVVAGFEPLDVLFAISMLLKQIGDGKARLENEYPHCVRWDGNVKAQQLIEKVFKVVDGRWRGLGTIPSSALVLREEFAAYDARKKYDIKIEGSRDLLPGCLCHLVIVGKINPSECPLFMKTCTPQTPKGACMVSNEGTCRIWAKHKITE
- a CDS encoding HypC/HybG/HupF family hydrogenase formation chaperone, which codes for MCLAIPAKVIEIRGNTAKVDFGEGVLRDVNVMLVNPRLGEYVLVHAGYAIQVIDRKAAEETLRLWEEILKYE